AAAACAAAATGTTGAACACCTCTGACAAGGAATAGGAAGTATGTATAAAGGAGAAACATACTGCTACAGCTGAACTAACAGCCAATGTAATGAAAGCAGATATTTTTTTGATCGAGAAAATAAGCAAGATGATTAATGGAATAATGGCATACCAATGAATTAGTTCTTCCTTCATTAATGTATGTTGCATTTCCTCAATCTTTGGAAAATGTGTTAACTCAATTTTAGGTGAAAGAAACGCAAAGGCTATAATCGAAAATAAAAAAGCCGGAATCGTCGTCCATGCCATATTGCGAATATGTGTAAACAAGTCAACTTCCACAATGGAAGCTGCTAAATTTGTTGTATCTGATAATGGTGACATTTTATCACCAAAAAAAGCACCTGACACAATGGCACCAGCCGTAATGGCAAGTGAAGCATCAATCGCTGCAGCCACCCCGATAAAAGCCACTCCTGCAGTAGCAACTGTCGTTAACGAACTTCCTATACATAAACCAATAATGGCTGTGACAACAAAGATAATCGCATAAAAGAAATAAGGTGTCACTAAATGAAAGCCGACATAAATAATAGTTGGAATCGTTCCACTAAGCATCCAACTGCTAATTAAAATCCCAATAAAAAAGAAGATAAACACAGCTCCCATTCCAGATTTGGCACCATTGAAAACTCCCATCTCCATTTCATGAAAAGGGACTTTTCGAATAAAGCCATATAACATCAAAAGAAAGATGGCCAATAGAAGTGGAATATGTGGAACAGTTTCCAAAAAAATAATACAATAGCTGATGATTCCAACAATCGCAATCGTTAGTAATATGGCTTCCTTCAATGATGGCTTTAAAACTGATTGCACACTAAACATATTACACCCCCGAAAATAATAACAAATGCGTAAGCAACGCAGCTTGATCTTCTTTCCACAGTTCTAAATTTTGTGATTTTAAAAAATAAAAAAGCATCATCATCCCTCAGGTTAGGGACGAAGATGCCTCCGCGGTACCACCCTACTTGGTAAAGAAGTTCTTTACCCTCTTATCGTATTCTGCTTTATTTCGGATAGTGTAGTTCACTTTATTGCCGCCCGAATTCTCACCAACCATTCGGTCTCTTCTTGCTGCCTACAAAAAAATTACTGAAGCTATCCAGCAGATTATTTATCTATTTCACTTAGACGCTTTCCTGTAATGAAGCATATTAATAATTTACCATGAATAACTAAGATGTCAATCTATTTTTTTCATTTTATAAAATAAATTAAAAAACTATTCCATTAAATTATATAATTCAATATTTGGGTTCTTTTCTTGAAACCATCTAGAAGCAAAATCATTTTCAAATAAAAACAACAAGCGGTCATAGCGGTCTTTGACTAATAAATTACGAGAAGTAGATAATGATTCATCAACGTCTTTTTCGTTTTTAATCCACAGTGCTATCTTACTTCCCATAGGTTCCATTCGAACTTCAGAGTGATACTCTTTATTCATTCGGTGTTCAAATACTTCAAACTGCAATTGGCCAACTGCCCCTAATATATATTCTTCTGTACGGACTGTTTTATATAATTGAATCGCTCCTTCTTGCACGAGCTGTTGAACCCCTTTATGGAAGCTCTTTTGCTTCATCACATTTTTAGCAGACACTTTCATAAATAGCTCTGGCGTAAATTGCGGAAGTTTTTCAAAATGGAATAAATCTTTTCCTCCCACTAGCGTGTCGCCAATTTGATAAGTCCCTGTATCATATAGGCCGATAATATCGCCACTTACCGCCTCATTTACTGTGCTGCGGTCATCCGCCAAAAATTGTGTAGACTGTGATAATTTCATGGACTTTCCTGTTCTCGATAAGGTAACGTTCATTCCCCTTTCAAACTTTCCAGAACAAATTCTAACAAATGCGATCCGATCTCGATGGGCAGGGTTCATATTCGCTTGAATTTTAAAAACAAACCCTGAAAAAACATCTCCAGTTGGATCAATTTCTCCTACATCTGATTGGCGCGGTTGAGGTGCTGGTGCGAATTGTAGATAGGTTTCCAAGAATGTTTGAACTCCAAAATTTGTTAAAGCACTTCCGAAAAACACAGGAGTTAAAGTCCCATTTTGCACACGTTCCTTAGAAAACTCATTCCCCGCTTCATCTAATAAAAGTACTTCTTCCAACATTTGATCATAAAGACTTGATTGTTGAATGGGGTGTTCCTTCATTAACTCTCCCTCTTCATTCAAGGGCAAATAACGATCTTCTCCATCTGCACGGAATTGTTCAATCCGATGATAATAACGATCATAAATTCCAAAGAATTCTTTCCCCATTCCAATTGGCCAGTTCATAGGAAAAGACTCAATTCCTAATACTTCCTCTAGTTCAGCTAATAAT
The nucleotide sequence above comes from Oikeobacillus pervagus. Encoded proteins:
- the nhaC gene encoding Na+/H+ antiporter NhaC, translating into MFSVQSVLKPSLKEAILLTIAIVGIISYCIIFLETVPHIPLLLAIFLLMLYGFIRKVPFHEMEMGVFNGAKSGMGAVFIFFFIGILISSWMLSGTIPTIIYVGFHLVTPYFFYAIIFVVTAIIGLCIGSSLTTVATAGVAFIGVAAAIDASLAITAGAIVSGAFFGDKMSPLSDTTNLAASIVEVDLFTHIRNMAWTTIPAFLFSIIAFAFLSPKIELTHFPKIEEMQHTLMKEELIHWYAIIPLIILLIFSIKKISAFITLAVSSAVAVCFSFIHTSYSLSEVFNILFSGYVSKTGNADIDALLTRGGMDSMMFTISLVLLALGLGGLLFTLGIIPKLFKTIEHKLKTVGSLIFSTALSAVGINVLVGEQYLSILLTGEAFKNQYDRLGLQKKNLSRALEDAGTVINPLVPWGVCGVFITKVLEVPTMSYLPFAFFCLLSPILTILFGITGFSISRK
- a CDS encoding peptide chain release factor 3 encodes the protein MDSLKEEVLSRRTFAIISHPDAGKTTLTEKLLLFGGAIRDAGTVKGKKTGKYATSDWMEIEKQRGISVTSSVMQFDYQGFQVNILDTPGHQDFSEDTYRTLMAVDSAVMIVDAAKGIEAQTIKLFKVCRMRGIPIFTFINKLDRQGKPPLELLAELEEVLGIESFPMNWPIGMGKEFFGIYDRYYHRIEQFRADGEDRYLPLNEEGELMKEHPIQQSSLYDQMLEEVLLLDEAGNEFSKERVQNGTLTPVFFGSALTNFGVQTFLETYLQFAPAPQPRQSDVGEIDPTGDVFSGFVFKIQANMNPAHRDRIAFVRICSGKFERGMNVTLSRTGKSMKLSQSTQFLADDRSTVNEAVSGDIIGLYDTGTYQIGDTLVGGKDLFHFEKLPQFTPELFMKVSAKNVMKQKSFHKGVQQLVQEGAIQLYKTVRTEEYILGAVGQLQFEVFEHRMNKEYHSEVRMEPMGSKIALWIKNEKDVDESLSTSRNLLVKDRYDRLLFLFENDFASRWFQEKNPNIELYNLME